The Halorubrum salinarum genome segment CAGGAACAGGTTCTGGATCGGTCCCTGATATATCGGGCCGCCGCGGTACACCGCGCCGCTCTCGACGGCGGTCAGTTCGCTTGCGACGCTGTGTTCCTTCATGAACGCCAAGACGGTGTCCTCGAACTCGGCGCGGGTCTTGGTCTCGTGGCCGCGGACGAACAGCGCGTCGGGATCGACCTCCAGCATCGTCTCGTAGTCGATCTGTCCGCGGTCGTCCGTCGAGAGGCCCTCGACGCCCGTCCCGGAAAGCGCGTCCGAGACGCCCAGGTCGCGGAAGTGCTTCTTGTTAGTCCCCTTGTCGGTGAGGCGGTACGGCGAGAACTTCTCGGGCGCATCGGACCCGGCGAAACACAGCAGCCCCGCGGGCCGGGCGTTGGCCGCCGGGAGGTCCGCCTGGACCCGCGCGAGGAGGTCGTCGTGGAGAGACGCGAAGGCCCGGAAGCGGTCGCCCTGCCGGAATATCTCCGCGACCTTCTCGAAGGCCTCGTACATCGTGTAGTACCGGTAGTCGTGCCACGGGTCGGTCCGACGGAAGTTCGCGTTGCCGACGAACGGCGCGACGTTCTCCGTCAACTCCGTCACGTCGCCCTCGTCGAGTCCGAAGAAGGAGTTGTTGAGCAGCCACTGCGGGTCGGTGAGGTGGACGTCGCTGTCGAGCTCGTAGTACAGCTCCTTGTCGATCCCCTCGTCGTACAGCTGCGTGACCTCGCCTTTGTCGACCGAGACGCCGTCGAGCTCGTCGTAGTACGACGTGTGGTACCGCGACTTGACGCCGACCGCGGCGAGGCCGTCGGC includes the following:
- a CDS encoding ABC transporter substrate-binding protein; its protein translation is MSDDDITTTGESTRRDYVKFGGAVVGGGLLAGCTGGSDDDATPPANETGGATNETADSDGTDETTDTTEYSVEMAPVGEVAFDGVPETWESYFPGYADMGVALGQADGLAAVGVKSRYHTSYYDELDGVSVDKGEVTQLYDEGIDKELYYELDSDVHLTDPQWLLNNSFFGLDEGDVTELTENVAPFVGNANFRRTDPWHDYRYYTMYEAFEKVAEIFRQGDRFRAFASLHDDLLARVQADLPAANARPAGLLCFAGSDAPEKFSPYRLTDKGTNKKHFRDLGVSDALSGTGVEGLSTDDRGQIDYETMLEVDPDALFVRGHETKTRAEFEDTVLAFMKEHSVASELTAVESGAVYRGGPIYQGPIQNLFLTERFATLLYPDTYSGELFDRDAVSAIVTGDA